In Uranotaenia lowii strain MFRU-FL chromosome 2, ASM2978415v1, whole genome shotgun sequence, one genomic interval encodes:
- the LOC129741904 gene encoding uncharacterized protein LOC129741904 yields the protein MAHRLFNIPMENSEFESEKERILLAANLNGYDEKFVYKILRKHERKRFRSNATTFKPEKEESQRVSLPFHPPLTNGIRKILSNHGLKVAYKSSNTLKDCLVSLKDKVPSEERSGIYEIPCEACPAVYISQTRRKFKTRIKEHKNAVENNRSNESSVAAHASEFNHSIDWEKVKFKKCVRKASHLNAWESMYITTSERPLMNEDDAPIISPLFNLANKNV from the coding sequence ATGGCACACCGTTTGTTCAACATACCGATGGAAAACAGTGAGTTTGAAAGCGAAAAAGAAAGGATTTTATTGGCGGCCAATCTGAACGGTTATGACGAAAAATTCGTGTATAAAATCCTACGCAAACACGAAAGAAAAAGGTTCCGAAGTAATGCCACCACTTTCAAACCAGAAAAGGAAGAATCCCAAAGGGTCAGTTTGCCGTTCCACCCACCACTGACCAATGGCATTCGGAAGATCCTCTCCAACCACGGTTTGAAAGTGGCTTACAAAAGTTCCAACACCCTAAAAGATTGTTTGGTTTCACTAAAGGATAAGGTGCCTTCGGAGGAAAGATCTGGTATCTACGAGATACCTTGCGAGGCCTGCCCGGCGGTCTATATTAGCCAAACAAGGCGCAAATTTAAAACACGGATAAAGGAGCATAAAAACGCCGTAGAAAACAACAGATCCAACGAATCCAGTGTAGCCGCCCATGCATCAGAATTCAACCATTCCATAGATTGGGAAaaggtgaaattcaaaaaatgtgttcGAAAAGCGTCACATTTAAATGCCTGGGAATCGATGTACATCACGACTTCAGAGAGGCCTTTAATGAACGAGGATGACGCGCCTATCATTTCGCCGCTCTTCAACTTGGctaacaaaaatgtataa